The following are encoded together in the Robertmurraya sp. FSL R5-0851 genome:
- a CDS encoding MMPL family transporter, translating into MYAIIKNKWLVLVAWIALIVGLFMLAPNMADLVREKGQIDVPEGYSSTLASDIMENVQEQEGGGDDTQVALVFHSEEKLTEKEIQEAEKAIRALENKKEELGIAEILTHFNEEVLEEQLVSKDGKAILTSLTIEWKDREPKELSEALYETIEDVKIDHDYTSNWLINEDLMTSSQEGLKKTEGITVVFILVVLLLVFRSVVAPVIPLLTVGFSYLAAQSIVSILVDKLDFPVSSYTQIFLVAILFGIGTDYCILLLSRYKEELTHYEHRADAIVATYRNAGRTVFFSGLAVMIGFAAIGFSKFVLYQSAAAVAVGVGLLLIALFTIVPFFMAVLGGKIFWPSKSTAEHGESKFWGVVGQFSLKRPVIALLIVAAVCVPFLVTYDGKLSYNSLEEISGDVHSIRAFNAIADSFGPGESMPTQIVLKNDEAMDSIEYINLVEEISKQLARVPLVDTVRSVTRPTGEPIEDFLIAKQADTLQEGLGEGKEGLDQISSGLKEASDGLESSAPQLEQATAGIGELVTGTSQVQSGLTEIQTNLAKIEDGIRQGAAGSAQIKTELGNMKSGAEQLLAEYKKLAGAYGQMGAGLNELSAALASTEQYFAALETSYPALQMDESYQRLKGTVQTVQPQLAGVASGMAEANAGFSVINENQQKIVSGLEQFIVGIDKQLAGLNQLANGQGQIVDNMPKLTSGLAGIRDGQQQLADGFGELGGQLGQLTDGLNQSVDGLNQISDGLGSAQDYIKGLSENENGAFYLPPEVLESEDFVQVLDTYMSEDRKVMTIDVILEANPYSNEAINQVDKLNEAVKSATANTKLENAVVAVGGVTRTNADLDAISGEDYSRTVVLMLVGITIILVILFRSMIMPAYIIASLILTFYTSMGINEAIFVNLLGYTGISWAVPFFGFVILIALGVDYSIFLMDRFNEYKDLTIREAMLESMKKMGTVIISAAVILGGTFAAMMPSGMLSLLQIASIVLVGLFLYALVILPLFIPVMVRTFGKANWWPFLREK; encoded by the coding sequence ATGTATGCGATTATTAAAAATAAGTGGTTAGTACTAGTCGCATGGATAGCTCTCATTGTGGGACTATTTATGCTGGCTCCGAACATGGCCGATCTTGTGCGTGAAAAGGGGCAAATTGATGTTCCGGAAGGATATTCCTCTACACTAGCCTCTGACATTATGGAAAACGTCCAAGAACAGGAAGGCGGAGGGGATGATACGCAGGTCGCCCTCGTGTTTCATAGTGAGGAAAAACTAACGGAAAAAGAAATACAAGAAGCTGAAAAAGCGATTCGGGCACTTGAAAACAAGAAAGAAGAGCTGGGGATTGCAGAAATTCTGACTCATTTTAATGAAGAGGTTTTAGAAGAACAGCTTGTTTCAAAGGATGGAAAAGCGATTCTGACGTCGTTAACCATTGAGTGGAAGGACCGTGAACCGAAAGAATTAAGTGAAGCCCTTTATGAAACGATCGAAGACGTGAAGATCGACCATGATTACACGAGTAATTGGTTAATTAATGAAGACTTGATGACAAGTTCTCAAGAAGGATTGAAAAAGACAGAAGGAATAACTGTTGTTTTCATCTTAGTGGTATTGTTACTCGTATTCCGTTCGGTAGTAGCACCGGTCATCCCATTGTTAACGGTTGGATTCTCGTATTTAGCCGCTCAATCGATTGTTTCGATTTTAGTAGATAAATTAGATTTTCCCGTTTCGAGTTATACGCAAATCTTTCTTGTGGCGATATTATTTGGAATAGGAACGGACTATTGTATCCTTTTACTAAGCCGTTATAAAGAAGAACTTACACATTACGAACATCGTGCAGATGCGATCGTAGCGACGTATCGTAATGCCGGCCGTACGGTATTTTTCAGTGGATTAGCCGTAATGATTGGTTTTGCTGCAATCGGGTTTTCAAAATTTGTGCTTTATCAATCAGCAGCAGCTGTTGCGGTTGGAGTAGGACTTTTGTTGATTGCCTTGTTTACGATTGTTCCATTTTTTATGGCTGTACTTGGCGGGAAAATCTTCTGGCCTTCAAAGAGTACGGCGGAGCACGGAGAAAGCAAATTCTGGGGTGTAGTTGGTCAATTTTCTCTGAAGCGCCCAGTAATTGCACTTCTTATAGTAGCAGCTGTTTGTGTACCGTTCTTGGTCACATACGATGGAAAACTTTCTTATAATTCTCTGGAAGAAATCAGTGGAGATGTCCATTCTATTCGTGCCTTTAATGCTATTGCTGATAGCTTTGGACCGGGCGAATCGATGCCAACCCAAATCGTTTTAAAAAATGATGAGGCAATGGATTCGATAGAATATATTAATTTAGTGGAAGAAATTAGTAAGCAGTTAGCACGCGTTCCACTAGTAGACACCGTTCGTTCGGTGACACGACCAACGGGTGAACCGATTGAAGACTTTTTAATCGCGAAACAAGCTGATACCTTACAAGAAGGGCTTGGGGAAGGAAAAGAAGGACTTGATCAAATTAGCTCAGGTCTAAAGGAAGCAAGCGATGGTCTTGAGAGTTCAGCACCACAACTTGAACAGGCAACAGCGGGTATCGGGGAACTCGTAACCGGAACATCGCAGGTTCAGTCAGGATTAACCGAAATTCAAACAAATTTAGCAAAAATAGAAGATGGTATTCGCCAAGGAGCAGCAGGTTCTGCTCAAATCAAAACAGAGCTTGGAAATATGAAGTCTGGTGCTGAGCAGCTGTTAGCGGAGTATAAAAAGCTTGCTGGTGCTTATGGACAAATGGGTGCTGGGTTAAACGAGCTTTCTGCGGCACTTGCTTCTACTGAACAGTATTTTGCCGCTTTAGAAACCAGTTATCCAGCGTTACAAATGGATGAATCTTATCAAAGATTAAAGGGAACGGTTCAAACGGTCCAGCCGCAATTAGCTGGAGTAGCTAGTGGCATGGCGGAGGCTAATGCTGGATTTTCAGTCATTAATGAGAACCAGCAGAAAATTGTTTCTGGTTTAGAACAGTTTATCGTGGGAATTGACAAACAGCTTGCCGGCCTTAACCAGCTTGCAAATGGTCAAGGTCAAATTGTTGATAATATGCCAAAGCTAACTTCCGGATTAGCCGGAATTCGTGACGGTCAACAGCAGCTTGCAGATGGATTTGGTGAATTAGGCGGTCAATTGGGCCAACTAACAGATGGCTTGAACCAAAGTGTGGATGGCTTAAATCAAATCTCAGATGGATTAGGCTCGGCTCAAGACTATATTAAAGGTCTTTCTGAAAATGAGAATGGTGCGTTCTATCTACCACCTGAGGTTCTTGAAAGTGAAGATTTCGTACAGGTGTTAGACACCTATATGTCTGAAGATCGTAAAGTAATGACGATCGATGTCATTCTTGAAGCCAATCCTTACTCCAATGAAGCCATCAATCAAGTGGATAAACTCAATGAAGCAGTAAAGAGTGCCACCGCGAATACGAAGCTTGAAAATGCCGTGGTTGCTGTGGGTGGAGTAACAAGAACAAATGCTGACCTTGATGCGATTTCAGGAGAAGATTACTCTCGAACGGTTGTCTTGATGTTAGTGGGGATAACCATCATCTTAGTTATTCTATTCCGATCAATGATCATGCCAGCGTATATCATTGCGTCGTTGATACTAACGTTCTACACATCTATGGGAATAAATGAAGCGATATTTGTTAACCTCCTAGGCTATACAGGAATAAGCTGGGCCGTACCATTTTTCGGCTTTGTAATCTTAATCGCACTGGGAGTTGACTATAGTATCTTCTTAATGGACCGTTTTAATGAGTATAAAGATCTCACTATTCGCGAAGCTATGCTTGAATCCATGAAAAAAATGGGTACAGTTATCATTTCAGCAGCTGTCATCTTAGGTGGGACCTTTGCTGCGATGATGCCTTCAGGAATGCTATCCTTACTACAAATTGCATCCATTGTGTTAGTAGGATTATTCCTATATGCCCTAGTGATTCTTCCATTATTTATCCCGGTCATGGTCAGAACCTTTGGGAAAGCCAACTGGTGGCCATTCTTACGGGAAAAATAA
- a CDS encoding MarR family winged helix-turn-helix transcriptional regulator, with protein MPDQHIKEVVNKYISLSFSVNKIGEALVKEQLDCDLTSEQHYMLRYIYQNHSCTSSELADVFSVKKSAITAIITRLWTKGFIQRTRDENDRRVVYLTLTDKGNELYLETEARIHKLVESIITKFDQNEIEMFIQSYEKLYSVLLETKKNQLED; from the coding sequence ATGCCAGACCAGCATATTAAAGAGGTTGTGAATAAATATATCTCTCTATCTTTTTCCGTTAACAAGATAGGGGAAGCGCTTGTTAAGGAGCAGTTAGATTGTGATCTAACAAGTGAGCAGCATTATATGTTGCGCTATATCTATCAAAATCATTCTTGTACATCGTCAGAGCTTGCCGACGTATTTTCTGTAAAAAAAAGTGCGATTACAGCCATCATTACCCGATTATGGACGAAGGGCTTTATTCAAAGAACAAGAGATGAAAATGACCGTCGAGTGGTGTACTTAACGTTGACGGATAAAGGCAATGAGCTTTATTTAGAAACGGAAGCTAGAATTCATAAACTGGTGGAATCGATTATCACAAAATTCGACCAAAACGAAATCGAAATGTTTATCCAGTCATACGAAAAATTGTATAGCGTACTTTTAGAAACAAAGAAGAATCAACTGGAGGATTAG
- a CDS encoding GNAT family N-acetyltransferase, which produces MEFVRNYKDQLTLRQSFNDLASSTFGIQFEKWYKRGYWNERYIPYSFVVNNKVIANVSVNVLTLLINGELKKAVQIGTVMTDDQFRNKGLSKALLQKVFEDYDKQVDLYYLFANHTVLDFYPKFGFSRRKEHLFSKKLPTKQHDKTLRKINLEKDIYLLEDYSTNRKPLSQTFSSLHTEGINFFHFLHVFSNDLYYDESCESILIYKVIDSEIHLFDCISKREVALDEQIQALSALGENVYIHFTPDQPENYRVHPIDSTDDVLFVKTTSPCEFPHYFKHPVTSQA; this is translated from the coding sequence ATGGAGTTCGTAAGGAATTACAAAGACCAATTGACGCTTCGGCAAAGTTTTAATGACCTTGCATCATCGACCTTTGGTATTCAATTTGAAAAATGGTATAAAAGAGGCTACTGGAATGAACGGTATATTCCGTATTCATTTGTAGTGAATAACAAGGTAATTGCCAATGTGTCCGTAAATGTATTAACTCTTCTTATAAATGGGGAATTAAAAAAAGCCGTACAGATTGGAACGGTTATGACTGATGACCAATTTCGAAACAAAGGGTTATCAAAGGCTCTTTTACAAAAAGTGTTTGAGGATTATGACAAACAGGTAGACCTCTATTATTTATTTGCGAACCATACTGTTCTTGATTTTTATCCGAAATTCGGATTTAGTCGAAGAAAAGAACATCTTTTCAGCAAAAAACTCCCAACAAAACAACATGACAAAACGCTCAGAAAGATAAACCTAGAAAAAGACATCTATTTACTTGAAGACTACAGTACCAATAGAAAGCCACTATCACAAACATTTTCAAGTTTGCATACAGAAGGAATTAACTTTTTCCATTTTCTTCATGTGTTTTCAAACGATCTTTATTATGATGAATCATGTGAATCGATTCTTATCTATAAAGTGATCGACAGCGAGATTCATTTATTTGATTGTATTAGTAAAAGGGAAGTAGCCTTGGACGAGCAAATTCAAGCATTATCAGCATTAGGGGAAAACGTGTATATTCATTTTACACCTGATCAACCTGAGAATTACAGAGTTCATCCAATCGATTCGACTGATGATGTACTGTTTGTAAAAACCACTTCGCCATGTGAGTTTCCCCATTATTTTAAGCACCCAGTTACCAGTCAAGCATAA
- a CDS encoding ABC transporter substrate-binding protein has protein sequence MKLIKFSFTMLTILILSLLAACGSNEEASTGTKNEDAKTENTSYTVEHAMGTTTIPDTPKKVVILTNEGTEALLALGVTPVGAVQSWTANGDPWYEHIADDMKDVQVVGFETDTQVNLEAIAALQPDLIIGNKMRQESIYDQLSAIAPTVFSETLRGDWKENFELYAKALNKVDEGNKVISDYDTRVSDLKTELGDQLQKKVSIVRFLAADVRIYQKDSFSGVVLDQLGFARPESQDVNEFAIKGATKEQIPLMDGDILFYFTYETGDGAATQVAKEWIEDPLFKNLEVAKQGNVHEIDDAIWNTAGGVIAANLMLDDIEKYFLQ, from the coding sequence ATGAAACTTATTAAATTTTCTTTCACTATGTTAACCATTTTGATTCTTAGTCTTCTAGCAGCATGCGGAAGCAACGAAGAAGCGTCCACAGGTACTAAAAATGAGGATGCAAAGACGGAAAATACAAGCTATACCGTTGAGCATGCAATGGGGACAACCACTATTCCTGATACACCTAAAAAGGTTGTTATTTTAACAAATGAAGGAACTGAAGCCTTATTAGCATTAGGAGTAACACCTGTTGGAGCGGTTCAATCTTGGACAGCAAATGGAGACCCTTGGTATGAACATATTGCTGATGATATGAAGGATGTTCAAGTGGTTGGATTTGAAACAGATACACAAGTAAATCTTGAAGCCATTGCTGCATTACAACCGGATCTAATTATTGGAAACAAAATGCGTCAAGAATCGATTTACGATCAATTAAGTGCCATTGCTCCTACTGTATTCTCTGAAACATTACGTGGAGATTGGAAGGAAAACTTTGAGCTTTACGCAAAAGCGTTAAATAAAGTAGATGAAGGAAACAAAGTAATTTCTGATTACGATACTCGTGTATCTGATTTGAAAACAGAGCTTGGAGACCAACTTCAGAAAAAAGTATCTATTGTTCGTTTCTTAGCAGCTGATGTTCGTATTTATCAAAAGGATTCATTCTCTGGTGTGGTATTAGATCAATTAGGTTTTGCACGTCCTGAAAGTCAAGATGTGAATGAATTCGCGATCAAAGGTGCAACAAAAGAACAGATTCCATTGATGGATGGAGACATTCTATTCTATTTCACTTATGAAACAGGTGACGGAGCAGCAACTCAAGTAGCGAAAGAATGGATTGAAGATCCATTATTTAAAAACCTAGAAGTAGCCAAGCAAGGAAATGTTCATGAAATTGACGATGCCATCTGGAATACAGCTGGCGGAGTTATCGCAGCGAACCTGATGCTTGATGACATCGAAAAGTATTTCTTACAATAA
- the aroD gene encoding type I 3-dehydroquinate dehydratase, whose amino-acid sequence MANFIAVKNIRIGVGTPKICVPMTGNTVEDLLAEAELIQLNKNFVDMVEWRVDFFNDSEDLSKVMTALSTIHQRLKELPLVFTFRSLEEGGEKEIHPSYYFDLNEAAAKSGMVDLVDIELRHRDEDISQILSIIHENGRLGILSSHNFAKTPSKDKMVEILERGKKLGGDIPKIAVMPTSARDVLALLEATVEMQEKHPDTPIITMSMAGQGAISRLSGEVFGSSVTFGALKKASAPGQVQVSDLRRTLEILHHSLQK is encoded by the coding sequence TTGGCGAATTTCATTGCGGTAAAAAATATTCGTATTGGGGTAGGAACACCTAAGATTTGTGTACCTATGACAGGGAATACAGTGGAAGACCTTTTAGCGGAGGCAGAACTTATTCAATTGAATAAGAATTTTGTCGATATGGTTGAATGGAGAGTAGATTTTTTCAATGATAGTGAAGATCTTAGTAAGGTGATGACTGCACTTTCAACGATCCATCAGCGTTTGAAAGAGCTTCCTCTTGTTTTTACATTTCGAAGCCTTGAAGAGGGTGGGGAAAAGGAAATTCATCCTTCTTATTATTTCGACTTGAATGAAGCGGCAGCAAAGTCAGGTATGGTGGATTTAGTAGATATTGAGCTACGTCATCGAGATGAGGATATTAGTCAGATTCTCTCCATCATTCATGAGAACGGCCGATTAGGGATCCTTTCTAGCCATAATTTTGCCAAAACGCCTTCAAAGGATAAAATGGTGGAAATTCTTGAACGTGGAAAGAAGCTAGGAGGCGATATTCCCAAAATAGCAGTGATGCCGACCTCTGCTAGAGATGTGCTAGCATTGTTGGAAGCCACTGTTGAAATGCAAGAAAAACATCCAGATACTCCGATTATCACCATGTCAATGGCAGGGCAAGGCGCCATTAGTCGCCTATCTGGTGAGGTGTTTGGATCAAGTGTTACATTCGGAGCGTTAAAGAAAGCGTCAGCACCAGGACAAGTTCAAGTAAGTGATCTTAGACGTACATTAGAAATCCTTCATCATAGCTTACAAAAGTAG
- a CDS encoding (S)-benzoin forming benzil reductase, with protein MKYAVVTGASKGLGASIAERVLQEQFGLITISRNENPALKQLAQENGLFYKHVTCDLTNRMETEQAFSAVTEIIFSSTENEVLLVNNAGVVEPIDRVGSLDHEAIEISLQLNVAAPMFATNLFLQKANGTKLTVVNVTSGAAERPVQGWSVYCSTKAALNMFTKTVAVEQDHSDNATIIGYSPGIMDTDMQGVIRSSTEHAFQEVNKFIAYKENGMLRSTKIVADALIDLLLTEEIENGKIYSVNNLLK; from the coding sequence ATGAAATATGCAGTTGTTACTGGGGCTTCCAAAGGACTTGGTGCCTCGATTGCCGAAAGAGTTCTACAGGAACAATTCGGGCTCATTACTATTTCTAGAAATGAAAATCCTGCACTAAAACAGCTTGCTCAGGAAAATGGATTGTTTTATAAGCATGTAACGTGCGATTTGACGAATAGAATGGAGACCGAGCAAGCTTTTTCTGCAGTTACAGAGATTATTTTTTCCAGCACAGAAAATGAAGTTTTACTCGTTAATAACGCAGGTGTGGTTGAACCGATTGACCGAGTTGGAAGTTTAGATCATGAGGCAATTGAAATATCCCTTCAACTCAATGTTGCTGCTCCGATGTTCGCGACGAACCTTTTCTTACAAAAGGCAAACGGAACAAAGCTAACCGTTGTCAATGTTACATCTGGTGCTGCCGAAAGACCGGTTCAAGGATGGAGTGTGTATTGTAGTACAAAGGCAGCCTTAAATATGTTTACTAAAACCGTGGCAGTAGAACAAGACCATTCCGACAATGCGACGATTATTGGTTATAGTCCAGGAATTATGGATACTGATATGCAAGGTGTTATACGCTCTTCAACGGAGCATGCCTTCCAAGAGGTGAATAAATTTATTGCTTATAAAGAAAATGGGATGCTAAGAAGCACAAAAATTGTTGCCGATGCACTCATTGACTTGCTTCTTACTGAAGAGATTGAAAACGGAAAAATTTATAGCGTAAATAATCTACTAAAGTAG
- a CDS encoding FtsW/RodA/SpoVE family cell cycle protein: MSSNQQPSSKIDFHLIFILILLFLSSCIAIYSAQSTGQYDSNFLLKQIIWYGIGIGIIVAVITLDSDQLKKLSWYAYGFGVFLLAFLIIAPSSIAPVINGAKSWYKAPFIGSLQPAELMKVFIILALARAIGDHHEKYRIKTIQTDFILLGKIVLITMVPLLLVMQQPDLGTSLVMIAIMIGMIFISGVSWKILLPIFSSGITLIGVIFYLVLWKPEILEKYLGVKEYQFGRIYSWIDPYNYQSSTGFQLTRSLLAIGSGETTGKGYGTREVYLPESHTDFIFSIVGEEFGFVGASVIISLFFLLIYHITKVGMETKNEFYTYICVGIISMITFHVFQNIGMTIGLLPITGIPLPFISYGGSSIMGNFLAISLIFSIRYHHKKYMFSSDD, from the coding sequence ATGTCTTCAAATCAACAGCCTTCGTCTAAAATAGACTTTCATTTAATATTTATCTTAATTCTTTTGTTTCTATCGAGCTGTATTGCTATTTACAGCGCGCAATCAACAGGACAGTATGATTCAAACTTTTTATTAAAACAGATCATTTGGTATGGAATTGGAATAGGGATTATTGTTGCAGTCATCACCCTTGATTCGGACCAGCTTAAAAAGCTCTCATGGTATGCCTATGGATTTGGGGTATTTCTATTGGCCTTTCTCATTATTGCTCCATCTAGTATTGCGCCTGTAATCAATGGGGCAAAGAGTTGGTATAAGGCACCGTTTATCGGATCGCTTCAGCCAGCTGAGCTGATGAAGGTTTTTATTATCCTCGCACTTGCCAGAGCAATAGGAGATCATCATGAAAAATACCGAATCAAAACGATTCAAACGGATTTTATTTTATTAGGAAAAATTGTTCTTATTACGATGGTGCCGTTACTGCTCGTCATGCAGCAACCGGATTTAGGGACTTCTCTTGTGATGATAGCGATAATGATAGGGATGATCTTTATTTCGGGGGTATCATGGAAGATTCTTCTGCCGATCTTTTCGTCAGGAATCACTTTGATCGGAGTCATTTTCTACTTAGTACTATGGAAACCTGAAATACTTGAAAAGTATCTTGGAGTAAAGGAATATCAGTTTGGAAGAATTTACTCCTGGATTGATCCTTACAATTATCAAAGTTCTACCGGCTTCCAGCTTACCCGTTCGTTGCTAGCTATTGGTTCAGGAGAAACGACAGGGAAGGGCTACGGTACGAGAGAAGTATACTTGCCAGAAAGTCATACGGATTTTATCTTTAGTATTGTAGGAGAAGAATTTGGTTTTGTTGGAGCTAGCGTTATTATTAGTTTGTTTTTCTTACTGATCTACCATATTACAAAGGTTGGTATGGAAACGAAAAATGAGTTTTATACGTATATTTGTGTCGGAATTATTAGCATGATAACCTTCCACGTGTTTCAAAACATTGGAATGACGATTGGTCTATTACCAATCACAGGAATTCCGCTTCCGTTCATTAGTTATGGGGGAAGCTCAATAATGGGGAATTTCCTAGCAATTAGCTTAATTTTCTCGATACGATATCATCATAAAAAGTATATGTTTTCAAGTGACGATTAA
- the spoIIP gene encoding stage II sporulation protein P: protein MKSSKLSLWTFFQGWLAIMLATFLLAGITTTYTNTFASETVKKWISNIDTHEWLVYFVKSENHHIYNEKASITVSSLSKLALKLATNIQPEDTRTFLGRELPGFSVFDTNIVVAGSGTNFTNLPIESAPPVEILLQEREIAKEMLKEAEGGNTPVVAGKKSVFIYHTHSWESFLPLLKDAKEPEEATSNNESANIIAVGKKLTEELNTNGISVLHDTTSMPNLLKENNLTTDHSYDLSRQLVQEALGGNDAIDYVIDIHRDALRKEKTTQVINGKSYARLFFVVGKANKNYEQNLQVATELNAMIDEKYPNLSRGVLAKGLTEGNGVYNQDLSSGSILVEFGGVDNDLTELYNTVEAFAEIFSEYYWKAEKVNG from the coding sequence ATGAAGTCTTCAAAACTATCATTATGGACCTTTTTTCAAGGCTGGTTGGCTATCATGCTAGCTACGTTCTTACTTGCAGGAATAACAACCACCTACACAAATACCTTTGCATCTGAAACCGTCAAGAAGTGGATTTCGAATATTGACACCCATGAATGGCTTGTTTATTTCGTAAAGTCAGAGAACCATCATATATACAACGAAAAAGCGAGTATAACGGTTTCCTCCTTATCAAAGCTCGCTCTAAAACTAGCAACCAATATCCAACCGGAGGATACAAGAACGTTTCTTGGCAGAGAACTCCCTGGATTTTCCGTGTTTGATACAAATATCGTCGTTGCTGGTAGCGGTACGAATTTCACTAACCTTCCGATCGAATCCGCTCCACCGGTAGAAATTTTATTACAAGAAAGAGAAATAGCAAAGGAAATGCTTAAAGAGGCGGAAGGCGGTAACACCCCAGTTGTGGCAGGGAAAAAAAGTGTATTTATCTATCATACACATAGCTGGGAATCATTTTTACCATTATTAAAAGATGCTAAGGAACCTGAAGAAGCGACGAGTAACAATGAATCCGCAAACATTATTGCGGTCGGGAAAAAGCTTACAGAGGAATTAAATACAAATGGCATTAGTGTTCTTCACGATACAACCAGCATGCCTAACCTATTAAAAGAAAATAATCTAACAACTGATCATTCCTACGATCTTTCCCGACAACTCGTCCAAGAAGCACTTGGAGGCAATGATGCTATTGATTACGTCATTGATATCCACCGAGACGCGCTTCGAAAAGAAAAAACAACACAGGTGATTAATGGCAAGTCTTATGCGAGGCTATTCTTTGTTGTCGGTAAAGCAAATAAAAATTACGAACAGAATCTACAAGTGGCAACAGAATTAAATGCAATGATAGATGAGAAATATCCGAACCTGAGCCGTGGGGTTTTAGCAAAAGGACTAACGGAAGGAAATGGAGTCTACAATCAAGATTTATCATCTGGGTCGATTCTCGTAGAGTTTGGCGGAGTGGATAATGACTTAACCGAACTGTATAACACGGTTGAGGCCTTTGCAGAGATCTTTAGTGAATACTATTGGAAGGCAGAGAAGGTAAATGGATAA